A stretch of the Streptosporangium sp. NBC_01755 genome encodes the following:
- a CDS encoding XRE family transcriptional regulator: MDSEAQRPRPAVDGGMADIGRRIRRLREERGISLSALARGAGVGKATLSGLENGTRNPTLETLQRITAELGVPLAMAFGTPAPDGSDTTPGGSRPPVIHGTAVEGTLLQVFEDEEVTYELYRLVIRPGAPQVSPAHHGGVTEHVTVFAGTLSAGPADAPLRAGPGEHISWRSDVPHTYAALGDQDVHVGLLIRYPRR, from the coding sequence ATGGACTCCGAAGCACAACGCCCTCGCCCCGCCGTGGACGGCGGCATGGCCGACATCGGGCGGCGGATCCGCCGGCTGCGTGAAGAGCGCGGTATCTCCCTGTCCGCCCTCGCCCGCGGCGCCGGTGTCGGCAAGGCCACGCTCTCCGGCCTGGAGAACGGCACCCGCAACCCCACGCTGGAAACCCTCCAGCGCATCACCGCCGAGCTCGGCGTCCCCCTGGCCATGGCCTTCGGCACACCGGCGCCGGATGGTTCGGACACCACCCCCGGCGGGAGCCGGCCCCCCGTCATCCACGGAACCGCCGTGGAGGGAACGCTGCTCCAGGTCTTCGAGGACGAGGAGGTCACCTACGAGCTCTACCGGCTGGTGATCCGCCCGGGGGCGCCACAGGTCTCGCCCGCCCACCACGGGGGCGTCACCGAACATGTGACCGTCTTCGCCGGCACGCTCAGCGCGGGACCGGCCGACGCTCCCCTGCGGGCCGGTCCCGGCGAGCACATCTCCTGGCGGTCGGACGTTCCGCACACGTACGCCGCCCTCGGCGACCAGGACGTCCACGTCGGCCTGCTCATCCGCTACCCGCGCCGCTGA
- a CDS encoding response regulator, translating to MTRILVVDDEPQLLRALRINLVARRYEVAVASDGAAALRQAADWHPDLVVLDLGLPDMDGVDVIHGLRGWSTIPIIVLSGRVEGHDKVEALDAGADDYIIKPFGVDELLARIRAVSRRTSVPEEEQARLVIGEHEVDLAGKTVSGGVRLTPTEWRLLEILVRNPGKLITQRRLLNDVWGASYHKETNYLRQYMAQIRKKLERDPAHPVHLLTEPGMGYRFLP from the coding sequence GTGACGCGCATCCTCGTCGTCGACGACGAGCCCCAGCTCCTGCGGGCGCTGCGGATCAACCTGGTCGCCCGCCGGTACGAGGTGGCCGTGGCCTCCGACGGCGCCGCCGCCCTGCGCCAGGCCGCGGATTGGCACCCCGACCTGGTCGTGCTCGATCTCGGCCTACCCGACATGGACGGGGTGGACGTCATCCACGGGTTGCGCGGCTGGAGCACCATCCCGATCATCGTGCTGTCCGGCCGGGTCGAGGGCCACGACAAGGTGGAGGCCCTGGACGCAGGCGCGGACGACTACATCATCAAGCCGTTCGGCGTCGACGAGTTGCTCGCCCGGATCCGCGCGGTGTCGCGACGCACCTCGGTCCCCGAGGAGGAGCAGGCCCGGTTGGTGATCGGCGAGCACGAGGTGGACCTGGCGGGCAAGACCGTCTCGGGTGGCGTGCGGCTGACCCCCACCGAGTGGCGCCTGCTGGAGATACTGGTCCGCAACCCCGGCAAGCTCATCACCCAGCGCCGCCTGCTGAACGACGTCTGGGGCGCCTCGTACCACAAGGAGACCAACTACCTGCGCCAGTACATGGCCCAGATACGCAAGAAACTGGAGCGCGACCCCGCACACCCGGTCCATCTGCTCACCGAACCCGGCATGGGCTACCGTTTCCTGCCCTGA
- a CDS encoding MBL fold metallo-hydrolase has translation MLHQPITVAGVEVFPLCDGVGPMGDSIRRPIREMFPGGRHGETDEWILHFHCYLLRDAAGRTVLVDTGIGPGDSPASSWAPVPGALGAELARVGTAPEEVDAVVITHLHSDHASGAVIAGAPVFPNARYVLQRAEIDAVAEAVLDHVVRPLGERVQRVDGGAEVLPGIRVLLAPGHTPGHQVVQVGDLVLTGDVVLHPVQLENPRVTYLYDDDPELAAATRVELLDRVRAERGMIGTAHFAEPFTRIV, from the coding sequence ATGCTTCACCAGCCGATAACGGTCGCAGGGGTCGAGGTGTTCCCGCTGTGCGACGGGGTGGGGCCGATGGGCGACTCGATCCGGCGCCCGATACGGGAGATGTTCCCCGGTGGCCGCCACGGTGAGACGGACGAGTGGATCCTGCACTTCCACTGCTACCTGCTGCGCGACGCGGCGGGCCGTACGGTGCTCGTGGACACGGGCATCGGCCCCGGCGACTCGCCCGCGTCGAGCTGGGCGCCGGTGCCCGGCGCACTGGGCGCGGAGCTGGCCCGGGTGGGAACGGCCCCCGAGGAGGTGGACGCGGTGGTCATTACGCACCTGCACAGCGACCACGCGAGCGGGGCGGTGATCGCGGGGGCACCGGTCTTCCCCAACGCCCGGTACGTCCTGCAACGCGCGGAGATCGACGCGGTGGCCGAGGCGGTCCTGGATCACGTCGTCCGGCCGCTGGGCGAGCGGGTGCAGCGCGTGGACGGCGGTGCGGAGGTGCTGCCCGGCATCCGGGTGCTGCTCGCGCCGGGGCACACCCCCGGCCATCAGGTCGTCCAGGTCGGCGATCTGGTGCTGACCGGCGACGTGGTGCTGCATCCGGTGCAGCTGGAGAACCCGCGGGTGACCTACCTCTACGACGACGACCCCGAGCTGGCCGCGGCCACGCGAGTGGAGCTGCTCGATCGGGTCAGGGCGGAACGGGGAATGATCGGCACCGCCCACTTCGCCGAGCCCTTCACCCGGATCGTCTGA
- a CDS encoding PP2C family protein-serine/threonine phosphatase, which produces MTSAPRAVLAATFAPGHTAVPAVRRFTIEVMTAWAAAPVLAAAERLAAELSSQVTDVSFEVVWSHLGDGLQIEVRRRRAPEPSPVAPSVPVEEWGVTFAGQQCTHWARLRLPGSSGRPSSEWTAEEPSRGPIWMGFLADASDLLAGTLDPDMVPAIISQIVVPRLATWCAVYTWSNGGGPQRPAYLWHTDERRIDELREELAAVQIPQTGGSMQLADSQVLIIPLLARGRTLGAMCLGRPDRFTEDVLQYAEDIGRRAALALDNALLYATQAAANRALQRSLLPPDEPGEIPGLDYAVVYEPAGETNEVGGDFYDLFAAGDKSWRFAVGDVCGTGPEAAAVTGLARHTLRLLAREGYGVAAVLDRLNQAILEEGDRARFLTLLHGEITPVPSGLNVSMVSAGHPEALRLRPSGAVETVVTSQPLLGVFPEATFKAEVVHLDPGDVLLAVTDGVTERRRDGRLLDDEAGLAKLLAECAGLSARAVAERIRRAVQDFAPEPSADDMAIVVLRAR; this is translated from the coding sequence GTGACCAGTGCTCCTCGCGCCGTCCTGGCAGCGACCTTCGCCCCGGGACACACGGCCGTCCCCGCCGTCAGGCGGTTCACCATAGAGGTGATGACCGCCTGGGCCGCCGCGCCCGTGCTGGCGGCCGCCGAGCGGCTGGCTGCCGAGCTGTCGTCGCAGGTGACCGACGTCTCTTTCGAGGTCGTCTGGAGCCATCTGGGGGACGGGCTGCAGATCGAGGTGCGCCGGCGGCGGGCCCCCGAACCGAGCCCCGTGGCTCCGTCCGTACCGGTGGAGGAGTGGGGTGTCACCTTCGCCGGTCAGCAGTGCACGCACTGGGCCAGGCTCCGGCTGCCCGGCTCCTCCGGGCGGCCGTCCTCGGAGTGGACCGCCGAGGAGCCCAGCCGCGGGCCTATCTGGATGGGTTTTCTCGCCGACGCCAGCGACCTGCTGGCGGGCACCCTCGATCCTGACATGGTGCCCGCGATCATCTCGCAGATCGTGGTGCCGAGGCTGGCCACCTGGTGCGCCGTCTACACATGGAGCAACGGCGGCGGCCCGCAGCGTCCAGCCTACCTTTGGCACACCGATGAGCGGCGCATCGACGAACTCCGGGAGGAGCTCGCCGCCGTCCAGATCCCGCAGACCGGGGGTTCCATGCAGCTCGCCGACTCGCAGGTGCTGATCATCCCGCTTCTCGCGCGCGGGCGCACGCTGGGGGCGATGTGCCTTGGACGGCCCGACCGGTTCACCGAGGACGTGCTCCAGTACGCCGAGGACATCGGCCGGCGTGCCGCCCTCGCCCTGGACAACGCCCTGCTGTACGCCACCCAGGCGGCGGCCAACCGGGCGCTCCAGCGCAGCCTGCTCCCTCCCGACGAGCCGGGTGAGATCCCCGGCCTCGACTACGCGGTGGTCTACGAGCCCGCGGGGGAGACCAACGAGGTCGGCGGCGACTTCTACGACCTGTTCGCGGCCGGTGACAAGTCCTGGCGGTTCGCGGTGGGCGACGTCTGCGGGACCGGTCCCGAGGCCGCCGCGGTCACCGGCCTGGCCCGCCACACCCTGCGCCTGCTCGCCCGGGAGGGGTACGGTGTGGCCGCCGTCCTCGACCGCCTCAACCAGGCCATCCTTGAGGAGGGCGACCGCGCCCGTTTCCTGACGCTGCTGCACGGGGAGATCACGCCCGTGCCGAGCGGCCTGAACGTGTCGATGGTCTCCGCAGGCCACCCGGAGGCGCTGCGGTTGCGGCCCAGCGGCGCCGTGGAGACGGTGGTGACCTCCCAGCCGCTGCTCGGCGTCTTCCCCGAGGCGACCTTCAAGGCGGAGGTCGTCCACCTCGACCCCGGTGACGTGCTCCTCGCGGTGACCGACGGGGTCACCGAGCGCCGCAGGGACGGGCGGCTGCTCGACGACGAAGCGGGCCTGGCCAAGCTGCTCGCCGAGTGCGCGGGCCTGTCGGCGCGGGCGGTTGCGGAGCGGATCCGCCGCGCCGTCCAGGACTTCGCCCCCGAGCCGAGTGCCGACGACATGGCGATCGTGGTCCTGCGAGCACGCTGA
- a CDS encoding putative RNA methyltransferase, which produces MLDDVVEHLACPVCGGALALHDRVLGCALGHGFDVARQGYVSLLTGSRVPGTADSAAMVAARDVFLGAGHYAPLAEAIAGACPPCAKAVADAGAGTGHYLARVLDELPGAVGVALDVSKHAIRRAARAHPRLGAVVADVWRPLPLRGDTIDVLLNVFAPRNGAEFARVLRSDGELVVVTPTSRHLVPLVERLGLLSVDESKERRMAESLSEHFVETGRSTHEFEMTLGHDAVRAVVGMGPSAWHTDKEVMWRKIQELPEMSLVEASFRMSIFKRRL; this is translated from the coding sequence ATGCTGGACGATGTCGTCGAACACCTCGCCTGCCCGGTCTGCGGAGGTGCCCTGGCCCTTCACGACCGGGTCCTCGGGTGCGCCCTGGGGCACGGCTTCGACGTGGCCAGGCAGGGATACGTCAGCCTGCTGACCGGGTCGCGGGTGCCGGGGACGGCCGACAGCGCGGCCATGGTGGCGGCCAGGGACGTCTTCCTCGGCGCCGGGCACTACGCCCCCCTCGCCGAAGCGATCGCCGGCGCCTGCCCTCCCTGCGCGAAGGCGGTGGCGGACGCCGGGGCCGGGACGGGCCACTACCTGGCGCGGGTGCTCGACGAGCTGCCGGGGGCCGTCGGAGTGGCGCTGGACGTCTCCAAGCACGCGATCAGACGGGCCGCACGGGCGCACCCCCGGCTGGGGGCGGTGGTGGCCGACGTCTGGAGGCCGCTGCCGCTGAGAGGTGACACGATAGATGTGCTTCTGAATGTGTTTGCCCCAAGAAATGGGGCAGAGTTTGCCCGAGTTCTCAGGAGTGACGGTGAGCTTGTCGTGGTCACACCCACCTCGCGGCACCTCGTGCCACTGGTGGAGCGGCTAGGACTCCTGTCGGTGGACGAGTCGAAGGAGCGACGGATGGCGGAGAGCCTGAGCGAACACTTCGTCGAGACCGGCCGGAGCACCCATGAGTTCGAGATGACTCTGGGGCACGATGCGGTCAGGGCGGTCGTGGGAATGGGGCCCAGCGCCTGGCACACGGATAAGGAAGTTATGTGGAGAAAAATCCAGGAACTTCCTGAAATGAGCCTTGTAGAGGCCTCTTTCCGTATGTCTATCTTTAAGCGCCGCCTCTGA
- a CDS encoding benzoate/H(+) symporter BenE family transporter, whose protein sequence is MTRLLQPVLAGMVTAVVGFAGSFAVVLAGLGAVGADQRQAASGLLALCVVSGMVAIWLGVRQRVPIVIAWSTPGVALLVATGPVEGGFPVAVGAFAVSGLLLTAAGLFPTLGRWIASIPTPIAGAMLAGVLLDLCVAPVRALAEVPLMAGPAVLAWALLSRFARGWAIPVALLVAVAAIALTGPGPGAVDVRPVVEVTTPSWSAQALVGIALPLFLVTMASQNVPGMAVLAGYGYHPPLRGILVSTGLASTLGAPLGGHAVNLAAISAALAAGPDADPDPARRWIASVSAGASMIVLGIASGPAAALVLLSPSSLIEAVAGLALLGAFVSAIASAVADPEGRQAAAVTFVVTASGLTLLGVGAAFWGLVAGGLMTVLHRRRKSPETPPDTTMANGDGPDAPQPERPVGRPG, encoded by the coding sequence ATGACACGCCTGCTTCAACCCGTGCTGGCCGGGATGGTCACCGCGGTGGTCGGTTTCGCCGGCTCCTTCGCCGTGGTCCTGGCCGGGCTCGGGGCCGTGGGCGCCGACCAGCGACAGGCGGCGTCAGGGCTGCTCGCGCTCTGCGTGGTCAGCGGCATGGTGGCCATCTGGCTGGGAGTGCGGCAGCGCGTCCCGATCGTCATCGCCTGGTCCACGCCCGGGGTGGCGCTACTGGTCGCGACCGGCCCCGTGGAGGGCGGTTTTCCCGTCGCGGTCGGCGCGTTCGCGGTCTCAGGGCTCCTCCTCACCGCGGCCGGGCTCTTCCCCACCCTGGGCCGATGGATCGCGTCCATCCCCACCCCGATCGCCGGTGCCATGCTCGCCGGGGTCCTGCTCGACCTGTGCGTCGCGCCGGTCAGGGCGCTCGCCGAGGTACCGCTGATGGCCGGTCCCGCCGTTCTCGCCTGGGCGCTGCTGAGCAGGTTCGCCCGAGGGTGGGCGATCCCGGTGGCCCTCCTCGTCGCCGTCGCGGCGATCGCCCTGACCGGGCCGGGGCCGGGAGCGGTGGACGTGCGGCCGGTGGTGGAGGTGACTACCCCGTCCTGGAGCGCCCAGGCGCTGGTCGGCATCGCGCTCCCGCTGTTCCTGGTCACCATGGCCTCGCAGAACGTGCCGGGCATGGCGGTCCTCGCCGGGTACGGCTACCATCCCCCGCTGCGGGGGATCCTCGTCTCCACCGGTCTGGCGAGCACGCTGGGGGCTCCGCTGGGCGGCCACGCGGTGAACCTGGCGGCGATCAGCGCCGCCCTGGCCGCCGGGCCCGACGCCGACCCCGACCCGGCCCGCCGGTGGATCGCCTCGGTCAGCGCGGGCGCCTCGATGATCGTCCTAGGGATCGCCTCGGGGCCGGCCGCGGCGCTCGTCCTGCTCTCTCCGTCGTCGCTCATCGAGGCCGTCGCAGGTCTCGCCCTGCTCGGCGCGTTCGTCTCGGCCATCGCCTCCGCCGTCGCCGACCCCGAGGGCAGGCAGGCCGCTGCCGTCACCTTCGTGGTCACCGCCTCGGGGCTGACACTCCTGGGCGTCGGCGCAGCCTTCTGGGGGCTCGTGGCCGGTGGCCTCATGACGGTCCTGCACCGCCGCCGGAAATCCCCTGAGACTCCGCCGGACACGACCATGGCGAACGGTGACGGCCCGGATGCACCTCAGCCGGAGCGGCCAGTGGGCCGTCCCGGCTGA
- a CDS encoding class I SAM-dependent methyltransferase — protein MRAIHRARASLFGLFHHDGLYDRLISRGFRSLYAKVTTDVVSATPAGGTRVLDVGTGPGRVPLAIARALPGLRVEGLDLSAEMIDRARRNAAEAGLTGRVDFTVGDVADLPYPDGDFDLIVSSMSQHHWPDVATGLRELRRVLRPGGRIWIYDFRFALRRAETAARAAFPGHHVHVETVRTSRLPIGFVGRVVVETS, from the coding sequence ATGCGTGCCATCCATCGTGCCCGTGCGAGCCTGTTCGGCCTCTTCCACCACGACGGCCTCTACGACCGGCTCATCAGCCGGGGATTCCGTTCCCTCTACGCCAAGGTCACGACCGACGTCGTGTCGGCGACGCCCGCCGGGGGAACCAGGGTGCTCGACGTGGGCACCGGCCCTGGGCGGGTCCCCCTCGCGATCGCCCGGGCCCTGCCGGGGCTGCGGGTCGAGGGCCTCGATCTGTCCGCTGAGATGATCGACCGCGCCCGGCGGAACGCGGCGGAGGCCGGCCTAACCGGCCGGGTCGACTTCACCGTGGGCGATGTCGCCGACCTCCCCTACCCCGACGGTGACTTCGACCTGATCGTCTCCAGCATGAGCCAGCACCACTGGCCGGACGTCGCCACGGGGCTGCGCGAGCTGCGCCGGGTTCTCCGCCCCGGCGGCCGTATCTGGATCTACGACTTCCGGTTCGCGCTGCGCCGGGCCGAGACCGCCGCCCGTGCCGCGTTCCCCGGACATCACGTCCACGTGGAGACCGTCCGCACCAGTCGCCTGCCGATCGGATTCGTCGGCCGGGTCGTGGTCGAAACCTCCTGA
- a CDS encoding 2,3-dihydro-2,3-dihydroxybenzoate dehydrogenase, producing MLAEGGVAVVTGAAQGIGEAVARALTVAGTRVAALDVNVERVEQVAAGLGTAVAYPCQVADSAAVDDVVARVEADLGPIELLVNVAGVLCSGSAVAISDDDWARTFAVNTGGVFHLSRAVARRMIPRRSGAIVTVGSNAAGVPRMNMSAYAASKAAAAQFTKCLGLELAPYGIRCNVVSPGSTDTPMQRALWTGDHDARTAIDGSSATFRVGIPLGRLADPEDIANAVLFLASDHARHITMQDLYVDGGATLR from the coding sequence ATGCTGGCGGAAGGCGGGGTGGCCGTGGTCACCGGTGCGGCACAGGGCATCGGCGAGGCGGTGGCGCGAGCCCTGACGGTGGCGGGCACACGTGTCGCCGCGCTCGACGTGAACGTCGAGCGGGTCGAGCAGGTCGCCGCCGGGCTCGGCACCGCTGTCGCCTACCCCTGCCAGGTCGCCGACAGCGCCGCCGTCGACGACGTCGTCGCGAGGGTCGAGGCCGATCTCGGCCCGATCGAGCTGCTCGTCAACGTGGCCGGAGTGCTCTGCTCGGGGTCGGCAGTCGCCATCAGCGACGACGACTGGGCCCGGACCTTCGCCGTCAACACCGGCGGGGTCTTCCACCTGTCCCGCGCGGTCGCCCGCCGGATGATCCCTCGCAGGTCCGGGGCGATCGTCACCGTCGGTTCCAACGCCGCGGGCGTGCCGCGGATGAACATGTCGGCCTACGCGGCCTCCAAGGCGGCGGCCGCGCAGTTCACCAAGTGCCTCGGCCTGGAGCTGGCGCCGTACGGCATCCGTTGCAACGTGGTGTCGCCCGGTTCCACCGACACTCCCATGCAGCGCGCCCTGTGGACCGGAGACCACGACGCGCGGACGGCCATCGACGGATCGTCGGCCACCTTCCGGGTGGGCATCCCCCTCGGCCGGCTGGCCGACCCCGAGGACATCGCGAACGCCGTCCTCTTCCTGGCCTCCGACCACGCCAGGCACATAACCATGCAGGACCTGTACGTCGACGGGGGCGCCACGCTCCGGTAG
- a CDS encoding MarR family winged helix-turn-helix transcriptional regulator: MYSTTHEGAFPDDELRHLLKLLVRAGGLLEPHDYGGLRVSLSEVFALGELAEGGTLSQGELATRLSLEKSTVSRLAAGMERRGWLSRERDPANRRFYRLRLTPDGWAVVEQVGADLRTKHAELFASLTADERAGLILGLAGLARALKGGD, translated from the coding sequence TTGTACAGTACAACTCATGAAGGGGCGTTCCCCGACGACGAGCTGCGCCACCTGCTGAAGCTGCTGGTCAGGGCAGGGGGCCTGCTCGAACCGCATGACTACGGCGGCCTGCGTGTCTCCCTGTCGGAGGTGTTCGCCCTCGGCGAGCTCGCCGAGGGCGGGACGCTCTCCCAGGGGGAGCTGGCCACTCGCCTGAGCCTGGAGAAGAGCACCGTGAGCCGTCTGGCCGCAGGCATGGAGCGGCGGGGGTGGTTGTCGCGGGAGCGCGACCCGGCCAACCGTCGCTTCTACCGCCTCCGCCTCACCCCTGACGGATGGGCCGTCGTCGAGCAGGTCGGCGCCGACCTGCGCACCAAGCACGCCGAGCTGTTCGCGAGCCTCACCGCCGACGAGCGTGCGGGTCTCATTCTCGGCCTGGCCGGCCTGGCCCGTGCTCTCAAGGGCGGGGACTAG
- a CDS encoding magnesium transporter CorA family protein — protein sequence MERTRLYRNGVLEAEGFPIDDVSEHVGDSSAVVWFDLCSPTQADLAKISEELGLHPLAVEDAVHSGQRPKLDTYDSHLFITAYAAKLTEEGIHFVEVSIFVTKNALVTVRESPEFDIDEVIRRWDVNADMAKFGAPYLLYGLLDHVVDGYFDVLQVVDDRIEELEDDLFGDNSRDMQHIQRRTFETHKKLVRFRRLAVPMREIVGSLLRRGEDVMDRGLTPYYQDVYDHTLRTAEWSESLRDLVGNVREAHVNQQGFRLNDIMKKITSWAAIIAVPTMITGFYGQNVPYPSFGQSLGFWTSTALIVVGTLLLYRAFRKRNWL from the coding sequence ATGGAGCGCACCCGCCTGTATCGCAACGGGGTTCTGGAAGCCGAGGGTTTCCCCATCGACGACGTCTCCGAACACGTGGGAGACAGCTCGGCCGTCGTCTGGTTCGACCTCTGCTCCCCCACCCAGGCGGACCTGGCGAAGATCAGCGAGGAGCTGGGTCTGCATCCCCTGGCCGTCGAGGACGCGGTCCACAGCGGGCAGCGCCCCAAGCTCGACACCTACGACAGTCACCTGTTCATCACCGCCTACGCGGCGAAGCTCACGGAGGAGGGGATCCACTTCGTCGAGGTTTCGATCTTCGTGACCAAGAACGCGCTGGTCACCGTGAGGGAGAGCCCCGAGTTCGACATCGACGAGGTGATCAGGCGCTGGGACGTCAACGCCGACATGGCCAAGTTCGGGGCGCCCTACCTGCTCTACGGCCTGCTTGACCACGTCGTGGACGGTTACTTCGACGTCCTCCAGGTGGTGGACGACCGGATCGAGGAACTGGAGGACGATCTCTTCGGGGACAACTCCCGGGACATGCAGCACATCCAGCGCCGGACCTTCGAGACGCACAAGAAGCTGGTGCGCTTCCGGCGGCTGGCGGTGCCGATGCGCGAGATCGTGGGCAGTCTGCTGCGCAGGGGGGAGGACGTCATGGACCGCGGTCTGACCCCGTACTACCAGGACGTCTACGACCACACGTTGCGTACCGCGGAGTGGAGCGAGTCCCTGCGGGACCTGGTGGGCAACGTCCGCGAGGCCCACGTGAACCAGCAGGGGTTCCGGCTCAACGACATCATGAAGAAGATCACGAGCTGGGCGGCGATCATCGCGGTGCCCACGATGATCACCGGTTTCTACGGGCAGAACGTGCCCTACCCGAGCTTCGGGCAGTCACTCGGGTTCTGGACGTCCACGGCTTTGATCGTCGTGGGCACCCTCCTGCTCTACCGGGCGTTCCGGAAGCGCAACTGGCTCTGA
- a CDS encoding S9 family peptidase, with protein MKAEERWQSRFRAPRATLPVWAVQAPSRSVYRSNASGAWEVYAWDRAGGSARQVTSRPKGTRYGALDPTGQWIWWFDDTDGDEWGRWMRQPFYGGPDEPIDLAPGFPSGIGLSATGEAVVGMARPGRGFTVHLVRPGEPARTIYEHAEAAAVSAVSLDGSLIAISHSEHGDARHPALRVLRRGGQVVGDLYDGPGKGVSGLRFAPLSGDRRLLTLHERRGRREPLVWDPETGDQREIWLRDAGEITADWYGDGRSLLVVRGNRGRTHLSRYDLPGGGFFPIETQHGVIDAAAPRPDGSVEYSWSSGAHPPLIRSTSGHVVMNHGGPTSPPSVPVEDVDVEGPGGRIHALVSRPERGSGPFPTVFLLHGGPTSQDDDSFVPQVAAWVDLGFAVVRVNYRGSTGYGSKWRNALSGDVGHIELADVAAVRDAMVDRGVCDPDRLVLSGASWGGYLTLLGLGTQPKMWAAGIATVPIADHAATYAEEPEALRSYHRALLGGSPEEQPERYTGSSPITYVDQVEAPLLILAGENDPICPIGQIEAYVARLAGRDHEHEVYRYDAGHGSLVVSERIAQMSAQLDFARRHVKTDI; from the coding sequence ATGAAGGCGGAGGAACGCTGGCAGTCCAGGTTCCGCGCGCCGCGCGCGACGCTGCCCGTGTGGGCGGTCCAGGCTCCCAGCCGGTCCGTCTACCGCAGCAACGCCTCGGGGGCGTGGGAGGTCTACGCCTGGGACCGCGCGGGCGGCTCAGCCCGCCAGGTGACCTCACGCCCCAAGGGCACCCGGTACGGGGCGCTCGACCCCACCGGACAGTGGATCTGGTGGTTCGACGACACCGACGGCGACGAGTGGGGCCGGTGGATGCGCCAGCCCTTCTACGGCGGCCCCGACGAGCCGATCGACCTCGCCCCCGGTTTCCCCTCCGGAATCGGGCTATCGGCGACGGGTGAGGCGGTCGTCGGCATGGCCAGGCCCGGCCGTGGCTTCACCGTCCATCTCGTCAGACCGGGTGAGCCCGCTCGGACGATCTACGAGCACGCCGAGGCCGCCGCCGTCTCCGCCGTCTCCCTGGACGGCTCGCTGATCGCGATCAGCCACAGCGAGCACGGTGACGCCCGGCACCCCGCGCTGCGCGTGCTCCGGCGCGGCGGCCAGGTCGTCGGCGACCTGTACGACGGTCCCGGCAAGGGGGTCTCCGGCCTGCGCTTCGCACCGCTGTCCGGAGACCGCAGGCTGCTCACCCTGCACGAGCGCAGGGGCCGCCGCGAACCCCTCGTCTGGGATCCGGAAACCGGCGACCAGCGGGAGATCTGGCTGCGTGACGCGGGAGAGATCACCGCCGACTGGTACGGCGACGGCCGTTCGCTGCTCGTCGTGCGGGGCAACCGCGGCCGCACCCACCTGAGCCGCTACGACCTTCCCGGCGGCGGGTTCTTCCCGATCGAGACCCAGCACGGCGTGATCGACGCCGCCGCGCCCCGCCCCGACGGCTCCGTCGAGTACTCCTGGTCCAGTGGTGCCCACCCGCCTCTGATCCGGTCAACCAGCGGTCACGTGGTGATGAACCACGGCGGCCCCACCTCACCGCCGTCGGTCCCGGTCGAGGACGTGGACGTGGAGGGTCCCGGCGGCCGCATCCACGCCCTGGTCTCGCGCCCCGAGCGCGGCTCCGGCCCCTTCCCCACGGTCTTCCTCCTGCACGGTGGGCCCACCTCGCAGGACGACGACTCCTTCGTGCCACAGGTGGCCGCCTGGGTGGACCTCGGCTTCGCGGTCGTACGGGTCAACTACCGGGGCTCCACCGGGTACGGCTCGAAGTGGCGAAACGCCCTCAGCGGCGACGTCGGGCACATCGAACTGGCCGACGTGGCCGCCGTCAGGGACGCCATGGTCGACCGCGGCGTCTGCGACCCCGACAGGCTGGTGCTGTCCGGTGCCTCCTGGGGCGGCTACCTCACGCTGCTCGGCCTGGGCACCCAGCCCAAGATGTGGGCGGCGGGCATCGCCACGGTGCCGATCGCCGACCACGCGGCCACCTACGCGGAGGAGCCGGAGGCACTGCGCTCCTACCACCGCGCGCTGCTCGGCGGCTCACCCGAGGAGCAGCCGGAGCGATACACGGGCAGCTCGCCGATCACCTACGTCGACCAGGTCGAGGCGCCGCTGCTGATCCTCGCCGGAGAGAACGACCCGATCTGCCCGATCGGGCAGATCGAGGCGTACGTGGCCAGGCTCGCCGGGCGCGACCATGAGCACGAGGTCTACCGCTACGACGCGGGCCACGGCTCACTGGTCGTCTCCGAGCGCATCGCGCAGATGTCGGCGCAGCTGGACTTCGCCCGCAGACACGTGAAGACCGACATCTAA